A genome region from Alistipes dispar includes the following:
- a CDS encoding FecR domain-containing protein translates to MTDFKPDEGTLAAYLEGRLDPETAAAVEAWHDASPEHRKRLEEIYYVLFVGDRISAVAGIDVERSLRRVKRRMAAGRRSRIRRLVFRTASAAAAVVLLLTGGMTAVSVSKRLSQPTIVSTQMGERSQVVLPDGSKVWLNSCSRVEYSAPLLSRERRVKMEGEAYFEVEHDRHAPFVVSTNGLNVRVLGTRFNIRNDDTNHRVTTVLLEGAVTADTREHRCAPIRLRPAQQLVYDTRKGEMRLTDCTSAEASISWIDGRLHFDRSTFAEIVAELKRYYNVDVHFTDASLRNERFSGDFHVEDGIYHIMAVLRLTRKFSYTVHGNDIYLHAIPPK, encoded by the coding sequence ATGACGGATTTCAAACCAGACGAAGGTACGCTGGCCGCCTATCTCGAAGGCAGGCTCGACCCGGAAACGGCCGCAGCGGTCGAAGCGTGGCACGACGCCTCGCCCGAACACCGCAAACGGCTCGAAGAGATCTACTACGTGCTGTTCGTCGGCGACCGGATTTCGGCCGTAGCCGGAATCGACGTGGAACGCTCCCTGAGAAGGGTCAAACGGCGCATGGCCGCCGGCCGCCGGTCCCGCATCCGGCGGCTGGTCTTCCGGACCGCCTCGGCCGCCGCTGCCGTCGTCCTGCTCCTGACGGGCGGCATGACGGCCGTATCGGTCTCGAAACGGCTGTCGCAGCCGACGATCGTCTCGACACAGATGGGCGAACGCTCGCAGGTGGTACTGCCCGACGGCTCGAAAGTCTGGCTCAACTCGTGCAGCCGCGTGGAGTACTCCGCCCCGCTTCTTTCACGCGAACGGCGCGTGAAGATGGAGGGCGAAGCCTACTTCGAGGTGGAACACGACCGGCACGCTCCGTTCGTCGTCAGTACGAACGGACTGAACGTCCGGGTGCTCGGCACACGCTTCAACATCCGCAACGACGACACGAACCACCGCGTCACCACCGTGCTGCTGGAGGGGGCCGTAACGGCCGACACCCGGGAACACCGGTGCGCCCCGATACGCCTGCGTCCGGCGCAGCAGCTCGTCTATGACACCCGGAAAGGAGAGATGCGCCTGACCGACTGCACCTCGGCCGAGGCGTCGATCAGCTGGATCGACGGCCGCCTGCACTTCGACCGCAGCACCTTCGCCGAGATCGTCGCCGAACTGAAACGCTACTACAACGTGGACGTGCACTTCACGGACGCCTCCCTGCGCAACGAACGCTTCTCGGGCGATTTCCACGTCGAGGACGGCATCTACCACATCATGGCCGTACTCCGGCTGACACGGAAATTCTCCTACACGGTGCATGGCAACGACATTTACCTCCACGCCATTCCGCCGAAATAG
- a CDS encoding SusC/RagA family TonB-linked outer membrane protein — protein MKKSYPAAGGRDRAACAWFRCLLIVPMLLFGLSGTEAAAQTQPLRVSVQAQDEAISEVFRSIREQTGYSFVYNNSDVDRARRVTLDVTDQTLPAVLDRLFDGSDIAYTIKDKHIILSKKSAPQPSSGSEGGGISGSVRDAEGVGLIGASVIIKGTTTGAAVDVDGNFVLPQARPGDILVVSLIGYQTLEIPVTGQPLQIVLKEENEMLDAVVVTALGIRKEEKSLTYNVQEVGGEVVNTVKDANFVNSLAGKIAGLQINASASGTGGSTRVVMRGVKSISGNNNALYVIDGIPMPDLRSSQTEGIYETPDGGDFEGISNLNPEDIESMSVLSGATAAALYGSQGANGVILITTKKGSAGRVRVNFSNNTTFSSPFVMPDFQNTYGTSSTSPSMSWGTKLDSPTSYDPRDFFQTGFNTTNSVSISGGTERNQTYFSAASLNSRGTIPNNVYNRYNFSVRNTTQLVKDKLTLDLGASYMRQYSRNPLVQGLYHNPLIAVYLFPRGDDIRKYQIYERYDATAGYKKQFWPLEFITGVENPWWVVNRQLFENTASRYTFNATLKWDIADWISVMGRVRTDNTAMNYTRKIYASSNTLFASEYGNYLDHKVNHNNFYADALLSIDKRFVDDRLSLQFNLGASLMDDKNNGSGFEGHLATLPNKFSLYNIDMSHSQTKPYADRYHDQVQAMYATLQLGWNGMLYLDVTARNEWASQLAGTPDVNIFYPSVGLSAVISSMTDLSAAGISFLKVRGSYAEVGNAPQRFITGVNIPLATGGVISSSTYAPAVNLTPERTKSFEVGLNAKFLGNKIWLDATYYNTNTYNQLFEYDAPPSTGYKKAYINAGKINNWGIEAVVGYKNRWEEFAWSTNVNFSMNRNKIKELVPEGTRDVSGNLVDIDEVNMDYGGYRMKVKAGGSIGDFYVTGLKTDDYGRIYVDPNTNTVTTDPNTWIYGGNTEARFRLGWNNQFSYKGVSLGVLIDTRIGGQGVSATQALLDRWGASQASADARDDGGVWISEDQKLPDVQTFYSNNGNGMSMLSHYVYNMTNVRLRELSIGYDLPSKWFNDKVGMTVSLVGRNLWMIYNKAPFDPEITASTGTYYQGLDYFMQPSTRTFGFSVRLQF, from the coding sequence ATGAAAAAATCTTATCCTGCAGCAGGCGGGAGAGACCGTGCGGCGTGCGCATGGTTCCGCTGTCTGCTCATCGTACCGATGCTGCTGTTCGGACTTTCCGGCACGGAGGCCGCAGCCCAGACGCAGCCGCTCCGCGTATCCGTTCAGGCGCAAGACGAAGCCATTTCGGAAGTGTTCCGCTCCATCCGGGAGCAGACGGGGTATTCGTTCGTCTATAATAACTCCGACGTCGATCGGGCGCGCCGCGTCACGCTCGACGTCACAGACCAGACGCTGCCGGCCGTGCTGGACAGACTCTTCGACGGTTCGGACATCGCCTACACGATCAAGGACAAACACATCATCCTCTCGAAAAAATCCGCTCCGCAGCCGTCCTCGGGCTCCGAGGGGGGGGGAATTTCCGGCTCCGTCAGAGACGCTGAGGGAGTAGGACTGATCGGCGCCAGCGTCATCATCAAAGGCACGACGACCGGCGCGGCCGTAGATGTGGACGGCAACTTCGTCCTGCCGCAGGCCAGGCCGGGCGACATACTCGTCGTCTCGCTGATCGGCTACCAGACGCTGGAAATTCCCGTGACGGGGCAACCCCTGCAAATCGTCCTGAAGGAGGAGAACGAGATGCTCGACGCGGTGGTCGTGACGGCCCTCGGCATCAGGAAGGAGGAGAAATCGCTGACATACAACGTCCAGGAAGTCGGCGGCGAAGTGGTCAATACGGTCAAGGACGCCAACTTCGTCAATTCGCTGGCCGGTAAGATCGCCGGACTGCAAATCAACGCAAGCGCCTCCGGAACGGGCGGTTCCACGCGCGTGGTGATGCGGGGCGTGAAGTCGATCAGCGGCAACAACAACGCACTGTACGTCATCGACGGCATCCCGATGCCCGACCTGCGGTCGTCGCAGACCGAAGGCATCTACGAAACCCCCGACGGCGGCGACTTCGAAGGCATCTCCAACCTCAATCCGGAGGACATCGAGTCCATGTCGGTGCTCTCGGGCGCGACGGCCGCCGCGCTCTACGGTTCGCAGGGCGCCAACGGCGTCATCCTCATCACGACGAAGAAAGGATCGGCAGGACGCGTCCGCGTGAACTTCTCGAACAACACCACCTTCTCGTCCCCGTTCGTGATGCCCGACTTCCAGAACACCTACGGCACGAGCTCCACCTCCCCGTCGATGAGCTGGGGCACGAAGCTCGACTCGCCGACCTCCTACGATCCGCGCGACTTCTTCCAGACGGGATTCAACACCACCAACTCCGTCTCGATCTCGGGCGGCACGGAGCGCAACCAGACCTATTTCTCGGCCGCTTCGCTCAACTCGCGCGGCACGATCCCCAACAACGTCTACAACCGCTATAACTTCTCGGTGCGCAACACGACCCAGCTCGTCAAGGACAAGCTGACGCTCGACCTGGGCGCCTCCTACATGCGCCAATATTCGCGCAATCCGCTGGTGCAGGGTCTCTACCACAACCCGCTGATCGCCGTCTATCTCTTCCCGCGCGGCGACGACATCCGCAAATACCAGATTTACGAACGTTACGACGCCACGGCCGGATACAAGAAACAGTTCTGGCCGCTGGAATTCATCACCGGCGTCGAGAACCCGTGGTGGGTGGTCAATCGCCAGCTCTTCGAGAACACGGCGTCGCGCTACACCTTCAACGCCACGCTCAAGTGGGACATCGCCGACTGGATCAGCGTCATGGGCCGCGTCAGGACCGACAATACGGCGATGAACTACACGCGCAAGATCTACGCCTCGTCGAACACCCTCTTCGCATCGGAGTACGGCAACTACCTCGACCACAAGGTGAACCACAACAACTTCTATGCCGACGCCCTGCTGAGCATCGACAAGCGGTTCGTCGATGACAGGCTCTCGTTGCAGTTCAACCTCGGCGCGAGCCTCATGGACGACAAGAACAACGGTTCGGGATTCGAAGGCCATCTGGCGACCCTTCCGAACAAGTTCTCGCTCTACAACATCGACATGTCGCACTCGCAGACCAAGCCCTACGCCGACCGTTACCACGACCAGGTGCAGGCCATGTACGCCACGCTGCAATTGGGCTGGAACGGGATGCTCTACCTCGACGTGACGGCCCGCAACGAATGGGCCTCGCAATTGGCCGGAACCCCCGACGTCAATATCTTCTACCCCTCGGTGGGTCTCTCGGCCGTCATCTCCTCGATGACCGACCTCTCGGCCGCGGGCATCTCGTTCCTCAAGGTGCGCGGATCGTACGCCGAAGTGGGCAACGCGCCGCAGCGGTTCATCACCGGCGTGAACATCCCGCTCGCCACGGGCGGCGTCATCTCGTCGTCCACCTACGCCCCGGCGGTCAATCTGACGCCCGAGCGTACCAAGTCCTTCGAGGTCGGCCTGAACGCCAAGTTCCTGGGCAACAAGATCTGGCTCGACGCGACCTATTACAACACCAACACCTACAACCAGCTCTTCGAGTACGATGCACCGCCCAGCACGGGCTACAAGAAGGCCTATATCAACGCCGGCAAGATCAACAACTGGGGCATCGAGGCCGTGGTCGGCTACAAGAACCGGTGGGAAGAGTTCGCATGGTCCACGAACGTCAATTTCTCGATGAACCGCAACAAGATCAAGGAGCTGGTTCCCGAAGGCACGCGCGACGTATCGGGCAACCTGGTGGATATCGACGAGGTGAACATGGACTACGGCGGCTACCGCATGAAGGTCAAGGCCGGCGGTTCGATCGGCGACTTCTACGTAACGGGCCTCAAAACCGACGACTACGGCCGCATCTACGTCGATCCCAACACGAATACCGTCACGACCGATCCCAACACGTGGATCTACGGCGGCAACACCGAAGCGCGCTTCCGCCTGGGATGGAACAACCAGTTCTCCTACAAGGGCGTATCGCTCGGCGTGCTGATCGACACGCGCATCGGCGGCCAGGGCGTATCGGCCACGCAGGCCCTGCTGGACCGCTGGGGCGCCTCGCAGGCTTCGGCCGACGCCCGCGACGACGGCGGCGTATGGATCTCGGAGGACCAGAAGCTGCCCGACGTGCAGACCTTCTACTCCAACAACGGAAACGGCATGTCGATGCTCTCGCACTACGTCTATAACATGACCAACGTGCGGCTGCGCGAACTCTCGATCGGCTACGACCTCCCTTCGAAGTGGTTCAACGACAAGGTGGGCATGACCGTATCGCTCGTGGGACGCAACCTGTGGATGATCTACAACAAGGCGCCCTTCGATCCCGAAATCACCGCTTCGACCGGAACCTATTACCAGGGACTCGACTACTTCATGCAGCCCAGCACCCGGACTTTCGGTTTCAGCGTAAGACTCCAATTCTAA
- a CDS encoding SusD/RagB family nutrient-binding outer membrane lipoprotein, protein MTRINHIKLGLLSAAACMAASCTGDFDSFNTNPDAVQQIDVKNYITTMERDAVIPTSDEGANEYQRACNLMGDTFGGYFAPIQAFNGGSYTCTYDLDGTDYNNVPFSVAFTNVMPAWLQLKYAHENGQITDDIFAVAEVIRVMALQRATDIYGPIPVSHFGETENPYESQQTVYENLFRDLDAAIATLTEYATNSADAHPLEKVDAIYQGDYPKWLKLANSVKLRMAMRIRFVEPGKAQEYAEAAVAAGVMESSDDGAWLKTSGSIVIFNPLEEVWNAYEDTRMGATIDAYMNGYDDPRLPIYFKGSELDSKYHGVRSGLKSMLKEHYTRLSVPNVAKTTPVVWMLASEVAFLRAEGAMLNWDMGGKDEDFYKKGIELSFLENGLSAGDAAAYAESDAQPGKFEDSSESTNKYNYAQPSTITPKWNASAGDEEKLERIITQKWLAMYPNGQEAWSEFRRTGYPKLIPIVDNMSGGKVATDEQVRRMTFPRSEYSNNLTGVQQAISLLGGPDTGGTHLWWDKKNR, encoded by the coding sequence ATGACACGAATCAACCATATCAAACTGGGACTTCTCTCCGCAGCGGCGTGCATGGCGGCCTCCTGCACGGGAGACTTCGACTCCTTCAACACCAACCCCGACGCGGTGCAGCAGATCGACGTGAAGAACTACATCACCACGATGGAGCGCGACGCCGTGATTCCCACCAGCGACGAGGGCGCGAACGAATACCAGCGCGCCTGCAACCTGATGGGCGACACCTTCGGCGGCTATTTCGCCCCGATCCAGGCCTTCAACGGAGGCAGCTACACCTGCACCTACGACCTCGACGGCACGGACTACAACAACGTCCCCTTTTCGGTGGCCTTCACCAACGTGATGCCCGCATGGCTGCAACTCAAATACGCCCATGAGAACGGACAGATCACCGACGACATCTTCGCCGTGGCCGAAGTGATCCGCGTGATGGCGCTCCAGCGCGCCACGGACATCTACGGCCCGATCCCCGTGTCGCATTTCGGGGAGACCGAAAACCCCTACGAGTCGCAGCAGACCGTCTATGAGAATCTCTTCCGCGATCTGGACGCGGCGATCGCCACCCTGACCGAATACGCCACCAACTCGGCCGACGCGCATCCGCTCGAAAAGGTGGACGCCATCTACCAGGGCGACTATCCGAAATGGCTCAAACTGGCCAACTCGGTCAAACTCCGTATGGCGATGCGCATCCGCTTCGTCGAGCCCGGCAAGGCGCAGGAGTATGCCGAAGCGGCCGTGGCGGCGGGCGTGATGGAGTCCTCCGACGACGGAGCATGGCTCAAAACCTCGGGGTCGATCGTGATCTTCAATCCCCTCGAGGAGGTGTGGAACGCCTACGAGGACACCCGCATGGGAGCGACCATCGACGCCTATATGAACGGGTACGACGACCCCCGTCTGCCGATCTACTTCAAGGGCAGCGAGCTGGACAGCAAGTACCACGGCGTGCGCAGCGGCCTGAAGTCGATGCTCAAGGAACACTACACGCGCCTGTCCGTACCCAATGTCGCAAAGACGACGCCGGTGGTGTGGATGCTGGCCTCGGAGGTGGCCTTCCTGCGCGCCGAGGGCGCCATGCTCAACTGGGACATGGGCGGCAAGGACGAGGATTTCTACAAGAAGGGCATCGAACTGTCGTTCCTGGAGAACGGCCTTTCGGCCGGCGATGCCGCCGCCTACGCCGAGAGCGACGCACAACCGGGAAAATTCGAGGACAGCTCGGAAAGCACGAACAAGTACAACTACGCCCAGCCTTCGACAATCACCCCGAAGTGGAACGCCTCGGCCGGAGACGAGGAAAAACTCGAGCGCATCATCACCCAGAAATGGCTGGCCATGTACCCCAACGGACAGGAGGCCTGGTCGGAATTCCGGCGCACGGGGTACCCCAAACTCATTCCGATCGTGGACAACATGAGCGGCGGCAAGGTGGCGACCGACGAACAGGTGCGCCGCATGACCTTCCCGCGCTCGGAGTACTCGAACAACCTGACGGGCGTACAGCAGGCCATCTCGCTGCTCGGAGGCCCGGACACGGGAGGCACGCACCTCTGGTGGGACAAGAAAAACCGATGA
- a CDS encoding glycoside hydrolase family 18, whose translation MKNFLKYAVSCLALGALLAGCSDWVESERVITQHPDEQSPILRDNAYYAALRDWKRNTKHKIAFGWYGSWTAVGASYQTRLASAPDSMDIISIWSQWHSLTPEQMADKEFVQKIKGTKVTFTIFAHEVPDEFLVDGEVTPEGLATYARAYARDSMNKYSYDGIDLDYEPGFGGTGPLVGHDNENMKIFCQELSKYVGPKSGTGRLFMIDGVPYAVHKEIAELFDYGIVQAYNSSGYTDLQNRFDNAYAKGWKPEQYIFAENFESFWKNGGVTHTCRDGQVVNSLLGMARFNPEQGYCGGFGAYHMEYEYGNSAMPYKYMREAIQDVNPAGGSIVASFTKNDMPEYSFLIESDGSISGSMDEKVQLTLSQKAPADLTVSLAMDNSLVETYNLKNGKSYLTVDPERVSLGTLEIKAGEFLSGEAPVGFDAAGAAKGEYLLPIVAELPEGGAYVSKSDPMVRYIVIRVSTMDIDTEATALTGTKIEPAAGWTISCYQGTNSSGATGVWNCDTDEQKAKMFDGKLDEQCWYASSQSFSWGYGGNFIIGLDKTYDVSGFRWHYYYEDSNPQITDVRYSEDGKNWTSLSNQVAFVPKVTDQWKIFQFKEAVKARYIRVYVGNVSGFTSMNEAEIHTPAN comes from the coding sequence ATGAAAAACTTCCTGAAATACGCAGTGAGCTGTCTTGCGCTGGGAGCGCTGCTCGCCGGCTGCTCGGACTGGGTGGAATCCGAGCGCGTAATCACCCAGCATCCCGACGAGCAATCGCCCATCCTGCGCGACAACGCCTATTACGCCGCCCTGCGCGACTGGAAACGGAACACCAAGCACAAGATCGCCTTCGGCTGGTACGGCTCCTGGACGGCCGTGGGCGCTTCGTACCAGACCCGTCTGGCGAGCGCCCCCGATTCGATGGACATCATCTCGATCTGGAGCCAGTGGCATTCGCTGACGCCCGAACAGATGGCCGACAAGGAGTTCGTCCAGAAGATCAAGGGTACGAAAGTGACCTTCACGATCTTCGCCCACGAAGTGCCCGACGAATTTCTGGTGGACGGCGAGGTGACCCCCGAAGGGCTGGCCACCTACGCGAGGGCTTACGCCCGGGACTCGATGAACAAGTACTCGTACGACGGCATCGACCTCGACTACGAACCGGGATTCGGCGGCACGGGGCCGCTGGTGGGCCATGACAACGAGAACATGAAGATATTCTGTCAGGAGCTGAGCAAGTACGTGGGTCCGAAATCGGGTACGGGACGGCTGTTCATGATCGACGGCGTACCCTATGCCGTGCACAAGGAGATCGCCGAACTGTTCGACTACGGCATCGTGCAGGCCTACAACTCGAGCGGTTATACCGACTTGCAGAACCGTTTCGACAATGCCTACGCCAAGGGCTGGAAACCCGAACAGTACATCTTCGCCGAAAACTTCGAATCCTTCTGGAAGAACGGCGGCGTGACGCACACGTGCCGCGACGGACAGGTGGTCAATTCGTTGCTGGGCATGGCCCGCTTCAACCCCGAGCAGGGCTACTGCGGCGGTTTCGGCGCCTACCACATGGAATACGAGTACGGCAACTCGGCGATGCCCTACAAATACATGCGCGAGGCGATTCAGGACGTGAATCCCGCCGGCGGGTCGATCGTGGCCTCCTTCACGAAGAACGACATGCCCGAATATTCGTTCCTGATCGAGAGCGACGGTTCGATCTCGGGGTCGATGGACGAGAAGGTGCAGCTCACGCTCTCGCAGAAGGCTCCGGCCGATCTCACGGTTTCGCTGGCGATGGACAACTCGCTCGTGGAGACCTACAACCTGAAGAACGGCAAGTCCTACCTGACCGTCGATCCGGAGCGGGTGTCGCTCGGCACGCTCGAAATCAAGGCCGGGGAATTCCTGTCCGGCGAAGCTCCGGTCGGGTTCGACGCCGCAGGCGCCGCGAAGGGCGAGTACCTGCTTCCCATCGTGGCGGAACTCCCCGAAGGGGGCGCATACGTCTCGAAGAGCGACCCGATGGTGCGCTACATCGTCATCCGGGTCTCGACCATGGACATCGACACCGAAGCCACGGCGCTCACGGGCACGAAGATCGAACCCGCGGCAGGCTGGACCATCTCCTGCTACCAGGGAACCAACTCGTCGGGCGCCACCGGCGTCTGGAACTGCGACACCGACGAACAGAAAGCCAAAATGTTCGACGGCAAACTCGACGAACAGTGCTGGTACGCAAGCAGCCAATCCTTCTCGTGGGGCTACGGCGGCAACTTCATCATCGGACTGGACAAGACGTACGACGTGAGCGGCTTCCGCTGGCACTACTACTACGAGGACTCCAACCCACAGATCACGGACGTCCGGTACAGCGAAGACGGAAAGAACTGGACCAGCCTGAGCAATCAGGTGGCGTTCGTTCCCAAAGTCACCGACCAATGGAAGATCTTCCAGTTCAAGGAGGCCGTGAAAGCCCGTTACATCCGGGTGTACGTGGGGAACGTCTCCGGTTTCACGAGCATGAACGAGGCGGAAATCCACACGCCCGCAAACTAA
- a CDS encoding DUF1735 and LamG domain-containing protein, with amino-acid sequence MKLKYSIAPLLFAALLSGTGCQEEAEVYPAVYMTDAQSNPDKSMTVEEAPAKTSFTVSSSELARQDVHVKIEVQPQLIDAFNRKYGKNYRVPAENCYAISATETVIEAGFSTSSPVEFTVTSIDGFAEGVTYCVPVSITSVSGGMRVLEPSRTLYIVLKTPVISKAIYLGSGNVYKVPSFQEDTNLAALPQLTLEARVYMERFASSDPYISSIMGIEGVCGVRFGDVKIDPNVLQICHGDYQPAATDKPFDTEKWYHVAAVWTGSSWDIYIDGIYATGVPTQGETVDLSSDNSGGFYLGASYGGGRYMYGYIAEARVWTRALSQSEIANNMNYVDPASDGLLAYWRMNEWEPNEDGSGNVVRDETGHGYDAIGGSSDPQMIDTKWN; translated from the coding sequence ATGAAACTGAAATATTCGATCGCTCCGCTGCTGTTCGCGGCCCTTCTTTCGGGAACGGGCTGTCAGGAAGAGGCGGAGGTATATCCGGCGGTCTATATGACCGACGCCCAAAGCAACCCCGACAAGTCGATGACGGTCGAAGAGGCCCCGGCCAAAACGTCGTTCACGGTCTCCTCCTCGGAGCTGGCCCGGCAGGACGTACACGTGAAGATCGAGGTGCAGCCGCAACTGATCGACGCCTTCAACCGGAAATACGGCAAGAACTACCGGGTTCCGGCCGAAAACTGCTATGCGATCAGCGCGACGGAAACCGTCATCGAAGCCGGCTTCAGCACGTCATCTCCCGTGGAATTCACGGTGACGAGCATCGACGGATTCGCCGAAGGCGTGACCTACTGCGTACCTGTCAGCATCACCTCCGTATCGGGCGGCATGCGGGTCCTCGAACCCTCGCGCACGCTCTACATCGTGCTGAAGACACCGGTCATCAGCAAGGCGATCTACCTCGGTTCGGGGAACGTCTATAAAGTGCCCTCGTTCCAGGAGGACACCAATCTCGCGGCGCTTCCGCAGCTCACGCTCGAGGCACGCGTTTACATGGAGCGCTTCGCCAGCTCGGATCCCTACATCAGCTCGATCATGGGCATCGAAGGAGTCTGCGGCGTGCGTTTCGGCGACGTGAAGATCGACCCGAACGTACTCCAGATATGCCACGGCGACTACCAGCCGGCAGCGACCGACAAACCCTTCGACACGGAGAAGTGGTATCACGTGGCCGCCGTATGGACCGGCTCTTCGTGGGACATCTACATCGACGGCATCTACGCCACCGGCGTTCCCACGCAGGGCGAGACCGTGGATCTTTCGAGCGACAACTCGGGCGGCTTCTATCTGGGCGCCTCCTACGGCGGCGGCCGCTACATGTACGGCTACATCGCCGAGGCCCGCGTATGGACCCGCGCGCTGTCGCAGTCGGAGATCGCCAACAACATGAACTACGTCGATCCCGCTTCGGACGGTCTGCTCGCCTACTGGCGCATGAACGAATGGGAGCCGAACGAAGACGGTTCCGGCAATGTCGTGCGCGACGAAACGGGTCATGGCTACGACGCCATCGGAGGAAGCTCCGACCCGCAGATGATCGACACCAAGTGGAACTGA
- a CDS encoding TetR/AcrR family transcriptional regulator produces the protein MKTNREEILQNCLSVFATMNYERASITELSRACGLSRMAIHHYFPNKQAVFTAVVDRYVFGVQDPANKFGASEGSLADFIDNYLDGIVRTMRQIVGLCAGKTEGGGAVAPNFHYFNLMLQTRRYYPGAERKFEQLYRKTRTYWRKAVQRAAETGEVRPDIDVARIADMFHQIHFGLSFEQAMLQGLDIGTLAGQFRQLYELIRA, from the coding sequence ATGAAAACCAATCGGGAGGAGATTCTGCAGAACTGTCTGTCGGTCTTTGCGACCATGAACTACGAAAGGGCCAGCATCACGGAACTGTCGCGGGCCTGCGGGCTGTCGCGCATGGCCATACACCACTATTTTCCCAACAAGCAGGCCGTATTCACGGCCGTCGTGGACCGCTACGTCTTCGGAGTGCAGGACCCGGCCAACAAGTTCGGCGCCTCGGAGGGCTCGCTCGCGGACTTCATCGACAACTACCTCGACGGCATCGTCCGCACCATGCGGCAGATCGTCGGTCTCTGTGCCGGAAAAACGGAGGGGGGGGGAGCCGTGGCCCCGAATTTCCACTACTTCAACCTGATGCTCCAGACCCGGCGGTACTACCCCGGCGCGGAGCGGAAATTCGAACAGCTCTACCGGAAGACGCGCACCTACTGGCGCAAAGCCGTGCAGCGGGCCGCCGAGACGGGCGAAGTGCGCCCCGACATCGACGTCGCACGCATCGCCGACATGTTCCATCAGATTCACTTCGGGCTTTCGTTCGAGCAGGCCATGCTGCAAGGGCTCGACATCGGCACGCTGGCCGGGCAGTTCCGCCAGCTATACGAGCTTATCCGGGCCTGA